A stretch of the Amycolatopsis sp. BJA-103 genome encodes the following:
- a CDS encoding GGDEF domain-containing protein — MITSEERAGHRSALTVATWELWKRPKHWIAYTGLSVATMLALTGVFAASIAITSSQVLLCFLLAGLAIAHTEATRRIERQRRSMSVTPHINMTSVWVLPGAILLPPHLTALLVTVIYLHLGYRSWAGLRTVNPHRTVANATSMTLTAFASWAAVQAVGADPASVTAICVASLAFFLMNAVFTGTGLYYAAPKKATVQTLLGSWDDNILEASTVCIGALVLAVLPQQPVLVLLVFLPLYLLQRSVLIKQLEQLATTDQKTQLLNATTWQQGAVREVARAERENGQFGALMIDLDHFKSINDTFGHLAGDDVLKSVAALVKAETRTQDLAGRFGGEEFVVLLTSSSKQESVAVAERIRQRISEMVIKTQDNEGNSVVIEQRTASVGVATFPLDGRTIEEVMASADASVYAAKRNGRNRVVSSPDLAAVAEEAGRPLEAVAA; from the coding sequence ATGATCACATCGGAGGAACGCGCTGGACATCGTTCGGCTCTCACGGTAGCGACGTGGGAGCTGTGGAAGAGGCCTAAGCACTGGATCGCCTACACAGGGCTTTCCGTGGCGACGATGCTGGCACTGACGGGGGTCTTCGCAGCATCCATCGCCATCACGTCTTCGCAGGTCTTGCTTTGTTTTCTGCTCGCGGGACTCGCCATCGCGCACACCGAGGCGACTCGCCGGATCGAGCGGCAGCGGCGCAGCATGAGCGTCACTCCGCACATCAACATGACCTCGGTCTGGGTGCTGCCGGGCGCGATTCTGCTGCCGCCGCACTTGACCGCGCTTCTCGTAACCGTGATCTATCTTCACCTCGGATACCGCAGTTGGGCAGGTCTTCGCACGGTCAACCCCCATCGAACTGTGGCGAACGCCACATCGATGACGCTGACCGCGTTCGCATCCTGGGCGGCCGTGCAGGCCGTCGGCGCCGACCCGGCGTCGGTGACCGCGATCTGCGTCGCGAGCCTCGCCTTCTTCCTGATGAACGCCGTCTTCACCGGCACCGGCCTGTACTACGCGGCGCCCAAGAAGGCGACCGTCCAGACGCTCCTCGGCTCCTGGGACGACAACATCCTCGAAGCCTCGACGGTCTGCATCGGCGCGCTGGTGCTCGCCGTGCTGCCGCAGCAGCCCGTGCTGGTCCTGCTCGTCTTCCTGCCGCTGTACCTGCTGCAGCGTTCGGTGCTGATCAAGCAGCTGGAACAACTCGCGACCACCGACCAGAAGACCCAGCTGCTCAACGCCACGACCTGGCAGCAGGGCGCCGTCCGCGAGGTCGCCCGCGCCGAGCGCGAGAACGGCCAGTTCGGCGCGCTGATGATCGACCTCGACCACTTCAAGAGCATCAACGACACCTTCGGCCACCTGGCGGGCGACGACGTGCTCAAGAGTGTCGCGGCGCTCGTCAAGGCCGAAACCCGGACGCAGGACCTCGCCGGCCGCTTCGGCGGTGAGGAGTTCGTGGTGCTCCTGACCTCGTCGTCGAAGCAGGAGTCCGTCGCGGTCGCCGAGCGCATCCGGCAGCGGATCAGCGAGATGGTCATCAAGACCCAGGACAACGAGGGCAACTCCGTGGTCATCGAGCAGCGGACGGCGTCGGTCGGCGTCGCGACGTTCCCACTCGACGGCAGGACGATCGAAGAGGTCATGGCGTCGGCCGACGCCTCCGTCTACGCGGCCAAACGCAACGGCCGCAACCGCGTCGTGTCCTCACCGGACCTGGCGGCGGTAGCCGAAGAGGCTGGAAGGCCTCTGGAGGCTGTCGCGGCTTAA
- a CDS encoding TetR/AcrR family transcriptional regulator, whose protein sequence is MLGSAAGVFAAHGAQAATIEQIARRAGVSRQAVYEQFGDRATLFAQVVADIEERAFEAIGAPALDLSQPELRSWARANYANMFAFVAANPEAFPVLREAERMGDPALTRLRERLAGVYTEASRQRWARHGVDSGRADKALVTLFFAMTEALVQASWDGEPPDADALIDLLTEFTVGGVVRLRTAAADVMERLR, encoded by the coding sequence GTGCTGGGTTCGGCGGCGGGTGTCTTCGCGGCGCACGGCGCGCAGGCCGCGACGATCGAGCAGATCGCCCGGCGCGCGGGGGTGTCCCGCCAGGCCGTTTACGAGCAGTTCGGCGACCGCGCGACGCTGTTCGCCCAGGTCGTGGCCGATATCGAGGAGCGGGCCTTCGAGGCGATCGGCGCGCCCGCCCTCGACCTTTCGCAGCCCGAACTCCGGTCGTGGGCGCGCGCCAACTACGCCAACATGTTCGCCTTCGTCGCGGCGAACCCCGAGGCGTTCCCGGTCCTGCGCGAGGCGGAACGCATGGGCGATCCGGCCCTCACCCGGCTTCGGGAACGGCTCGCGGGCGTCTACACCGAGGCGAGCAGGCAGCGCTGGGCGCGCCACGGCGTCGACTCCGGCCGCGCGGACAAGGCACTGGTCACCCTGTTCTTCGCGATGACCGAGGCACTCGTCCAGGCGAGCTGGGACGGCGAGCCGCCCGACGCGGACGCGCTCATCGACCTGCTCACCGAATTCACCGTCGGCGGCGTGGTCCGCCTCAGGACCGCGGCCGCCGACGTGATGGAACGGTTGCGTTAA
- a CDS encoding lipase family protein, whose protein sequence is MRPGSRRGVAAAVSAATVAALLTFGAQQAIAAPSFYDPPSPLPAGAPGDIIRHEPSVFYVDPVKLIKADADVQRIMYRSTDTHGKPNAVTGTVLTPKKAWTGPGERPLIGYAAGTQGVGDQCAPSKALSAGMEYEGPFIAGLLLRGYGIVVTDYEGLGTPGVHTYVNRAAEGNAVLDSIRAAQRLPEANLPDNGPVATAGYSQGGGASASAAELQPSYAPELKLKGSYAGAVPADLAEVGKNIDGHYAFGFLGFTLVSMDAAYPELKIPALLNAKGVEAFEKVKQECTVGAIFGYAFTQSKNLTKDGRPLTAYLGEEPFKTRVDEQLIGARKPGVPTLVVHSALDDIVPYAQGRTMARSWCAKGAKVQFSTSLVPTHVGGAIRAFPEAFAWLEGRFAGLPAVGNCGLF, encoded by the coding sequence ATGCGTCCAGGTTCCCGGCGCGGTGTGGCCGCCGCCGTCTCAGCGGCCACCGTCGCGGCCTTGCTGACCTTCGGGGCACAGCAGGCCATCGCCGCCCCGTCCTTCTACGATCCCCCGTCGCCGCTGCCCGCGGGTGCTCCCGGCGACATCATCCGGCACGAACCGTCCGTGTTCTACGTCGATCCCGTGAAACTCATCAAGGCCGACGCGGACGTCCAGCGGATCATGTACCGCAGCACCGACACCCACGGCAAGCCGAACGCCGTGACCGGCACCGTCCTCACCCCGAAGAAGGCGTGGACCGGACCGGGCGAGCGCCCGCTCATCGGCTACGCGGCCGGGACGCAGGGCGTCGGCGACCAGTGCGCGCCGTCGAAGGCCCTCTCGGCGGGCATGGAGTACGAAGGTCCCTTCATCGCCGGGCTGCTGCTTCGCGGCTACGGCATCGTCGTCACCGACTACGAAGGCCTCGGCACTCCCGGCGTCCACACCTACGTCAACCGCGCCGCCGAGGGCAACGCCGTCCTCGACTCGATCCGCGCGGCACAGCGCCTGCCCGAAGCGAACCTGCCGGACAACGGCCCGGTCGCGACCGCGGGCTACTCGCAGGGCGGCGGGGCGTCGGCGTCGGCCGCCGAACTGCAGCCGTCTTACGCGCCCGAACTCAAGCTGAAGGGCTCCTACGCGGGCGCCGTCCCGGCGGACCTGGCCGAGGTCGGCAAGAACATCGACGGGCACTACGCGTTCGGTTTCCTCGGATTCACGCTGGTCAGCATGGACGCGGCGTATCCGGAACTGAAGATCCCGGCCCTGCTCAACGCGAAGGGCGTCGAGGCGTTCGAGAAGGTCAAGCAGGAGTGCACGGTGGGCGCGATCTTCGGGTACGCGTTCACCCAGTCGAAGAACCTGACCAAGGACGGCAGGCCGCTGACCGCGTACCTCGGCGAGGAGCCCTTCAAGACGCGGGTCGACGAGCAGCTCATCGGAGCGCGTAAGCCGGGCGTGCCGACGCTGGTCGTCCACAGTGCACTCGACGACATCGTGCCCTACGCGCAGGGACGGACCATGGCGCGCTCGTGGTGCGCGAAGGGCGCGAAGGTGCAGTTCTCGACTTCGCTGGTTCCGACTCACGTCGGCGGGGCCATCCGGGCGTTCCCGGAGGCTTTCGCTTGGCTTGAGGGGCGCTTCGCGGGGCTCCCGGCCGTGGGGAACTGCGGGTTGTTCTAG
- a CDS encoding DUF3151 domain-containing protein, translating to MTNLLGPQPTHLPEHTAAQAALDAGSDPAAVAAEHPDYSEAWASLAEKAFEAGETVAAYAYARTGYHRGLDQLRRAGWKGHGPVPWAHRPNQGFLRALAVLGKAAGKIGETEEYDRCRTFLSDSDPAAAEATGLK from the coding sequence ATGACGAACCTCCTCGGCCCCCAGCCGACGCATCTCCCCGAGCACACCGCGGCCCAGGCGGCGCTGGACGCCGGGAGCGACCCGGCCGCCGTCGCCGCCGAGCACCCTGACTACAGCGAGGCGTGGGCCTCGCTCGCCGAGAAGGCGTTCGAAGCAGGCGAGACCGTCGCTGCCTACGCGTACGCCCGCACCGGCTATCACCGCGGCCTCGACCAGCTCCGCCGCGCGGGCTGGAAGGGACACGGCCCGGTGCCGTGGGCGCACCGTCCGAACCAGGGCTTCCTGCGCGCGCTCGCCGTCCTCGGCAAGGCCGCCGGAAAGATCGGCGAGACCGAGGAGTACGACCGCTGCCGGACCTTCCTCAGCGACTCGGACCCCGCCGCCGCGGAGGCGACCGGCCTCAAGTGA
- a CDS encoding ATP-binding protein, with amino-acid sequence MAESDLVRAGCAVAEEYLASFRVVIINGPRQAGKTTMLRHLHRRHGGTSFNLDDEQLLQAAIEDPVGFAGTGPEPRLIDEVQRAGDPLIRAIKAEVDAEGGPGRYVLAGSTRFLATPSLSESLAGRGVVVDVWPFSQGEFEGRFERFIDVAFDEPGRLLDLGTVNVDRTDYFARICRGGFPEPALLGSARARKAWFRAYVQAIAERDIREMSRVNEPSAMTALLAYLASITAQEHNSVNTSTRTGLHRTTVNKYVELLEAVFLVHRLPAWSRNLTSRAVKHAKLHLTDTGLAASLLGVSSESLAKPVAPTRGPLVETFIVNELAKQATWSDAEVRLHHWRVSGGAEVDVVLERDDGQVVGVESKARDTVTAADFRGLAQLRDLLGDQFTLGIVLHTGSQSAISFGDRLMALPLASLWLAGHDSS; translated from the coding sequence ATGGCCGAATCGGACCTGGTACGGGCCGGCTGCGCCGTCGCGGAAGAGTATCTGGCGAGCTTCCGCGTCGTGATCATCAACGGTCCTCGTCAGGCCGGCAAGACGACCATGCTCAGGCATCTGCACCGGCGTCACGGTGGGACCTCCTTCAATCTGGACGACGAGCAGCTTCTGCAAGCAGCCATCGAAGATCCCGTCGGATTCGCCGGTACCGGTCCGGAGCCCAGGCTCATCGACGAGGTGCAGCGAGCGGGGGATCCGCTGATCAGGGCGATCAAGGCGGAAGTCGACGCGGAAGGCGGCCCGGGACGCTACGTCCTCGCAGGGTCCACTCGCTTCCTGGCGACGCCCAGCCTTTCGGAATCCCTGGCGGGCCGGGGCGTCGTCGTCGACGTGTGGCCGTTTTCGCAGGGTGAGTTCGAGGGACGGTTCGAGCGGTTCATCGATGTCGCTTTCGACGAACCCGGCCGCTTGCTCGACCTCGGAACCGTGAACGTCGATCGCACGGACTACTTCGCGCGTATCTGCCGAGGCGGTTTTCCCGAACCGGCGCTTCTCGGCAGCGCGCGTGCGCGCAAGGCCTGGTTCCGCGCCTATGTACAGGCCATCGCGGAGCGCGACATCCGGGAAATGTCCAGAGTCAACGAGCCCAGCGCCATGACGGCCTTGTTGGCCTACTTGGCCTCCATCACGGCTCAAGAACACAACAGCGTGAACACTTCGACCAGGACCGGCCTTCATCGCACCACGGTGAACAAGTACGTCGAATTGCTCGAAGCGGTGTTCCTGGTCCACCGTCTCCCGGCGTGGTCACGAAACCTGACATCCCGGGCGGTGAAACACGCCAAGCTCCACCTCACCGACACCGGGCTCGCCGCTTCTCTGCTGGGCGTGTCCTCCGAGTCCCTGGCGAAGCCCGTGGCGCCGACTCGCGGCCCTCTTGTCGAGACCTTCATCGTCAACGAACTCGCCAAGCAGGCCACGTGGAGCGACGCCGAGGTGCGGCTGCACCACTGGCGAGTGAGCGGTGGTGCGGAGGTCGACGTGGTCTTGGAACGGGACGACGGGCAGGTCGTCGGTGTCGAATCGAAAGCGCGTGACACGGTGACCGCGGCGGACTTCCGCGGGCTCGCGCAGTTACGGGACCTTCTCGGCGATCAGTTCACGCTAGGAATCGTCCTGCACACCGGAAGCCAGAGCGCCATCAGCTTCGGTGATCGGCTGATGGCGCTCCCGCTCGCTTCGTTGTGGCTGGCCGGACACGACTCGTCTTGA
- the fbaA gene encoding class II fructose-bisphosphate aldolase, protein MPIATPEVYAEMLDRAKANEFAYPAINVTSSETLNAAIRGFAEAESDGIIQFSTGGAEFASGQKVKDMVTGSVALAEFAQVVAAKYDVNVALHTDHCPKDKLDGFVRPLIEISAERVKNGQHPLFQSHMWDGSAIDLDENLEIAQELLAKAAAANIILEVEIGVVGGEEDGVEAEINEKLYTAEGDFLKTIDALGSGENGRYLLAATFGNVHGVYKPGNVKLRPDVLKGGQEAASKKLGLPAGSKPFELVFHGGSGSLPEEIREAVSYGVVKMNVDTDTQYAFTRPIAEHFFKNYDGVLKIDGEVGNKKVYDPRSYLKAAEAGMAARIVEAAQSLGSAGNKLS, encoded by the coding sequence ATGCCCATCGCCACCCCCGAGGTCTACGCGGAGATGCTCGACCGGGCGAAGGCGAACGAATTCGCCTACCCGGCCATCAACGTGACCTCGTCGGAGACCCTGAACGCCGCGATCCGCGGGTTCGCCGAGGCGGAGAGCGACGGGATCATCCAGTTCTCCACCGGCGGCGCGGAGTTCGCGTCCGGCCAGAAGGTCAAGGACATGGTGACCGGTTCGGTCGCGCTGGCCGAGTTCGCCCAGGTCGTCGCCGCCAAGTACGACGTCAACGTCGCGCTGCACACCGACCACTGCCCGAAGGACAAGCTCGACGGCTTCGTCCGCCCGCTGATCGAGATCTCGGCGGAGCGGGTCAAGAACGGTCAGCACCCGCTGTTCCAGAGCCACATGTGGGACGGCTCCGCGATCGACCTCGACGAGAACCTCGAGATCGCGCAGGAACTGCTCGCCAAGGCCGCGGCCGCGAACATCATCCTCGAGGTCGAGATCGGTGTCGTCGGCGGCGAGGAAGACGGCGTCGAGGCGGAGATCAACGAGAAGCTGTACACCGCCGAGGGCGACTTCCTGAAGACGATCGACGCGCTCGGTTCCGGCGAGAACGGCCGCTACCTGCTGGCCGCGACCTTCGGCAACGTGCACGGCGTCTACAAGCCCGGCAACGTGAAGCTGCGCCCGGACGTCCTCAAGGGCGGCCAGGAGGCGGCGTCGAAGAAGCTCGGCCTCCCCGCCGGTTCGAAGCCGTTCGAGCTCGTCTTCCACGGCGGTTCGGGCTCGCTGCCGGAGGAGATCCGCGAGGCGGTGTCCTACGGCGTCGTGAAGATGAACGTCGACACCGACACGCAGTACGCCTTCACGCGTCCGATCGCGGAGCACTTCTTCAAGAACTACGACGGCGTCCTGAAGATCGACGGCGAGGTCGGCAACAAGAAGGTCTACGACCCGCGTAGCTACCTCAAGGCCGCCGAGGCCGGCATGGCCGCGCGCATCGTCGAGGCCGCTCAGTCGCTGGGTTCGGCGGGCAACAAGCTCTCCTGA
- a CDS encoding LLM class F420-dependent oxidoreductase, whose protein sequence is MGIELGRIGIWQHESVFTPELARELEELGYGAIWLGGSPSGDLAKAEELLDATKTIKVATGIVNIWKDDAATVAESYKRIEAKHPGRFLLGVGAGHREHTAEFKKPYTALVEYLDALDEAGVPVEARALAALGPKVIKLAGDRTAGAHPYLMTPEHTRQAREILGEGPLLAPEQKVVLEADPAKARAIGRPSVAFYLGLVNYTNSLRKLGFTDEDLAGEGSDKLVDALAVHGDAETVARGVTAHIEAGADHVNIQVLNQDPLPVYRALAAVLL, encoded by the coding sequence ATGGGAATCGAACTCGGCAGGATCGGCATCTGGCAGCACGAAAGTGTGTTCACCCCGGAACTCGCGCGCGAACTGGAGGAACTCGGCTACGGCGCCATCTGGCTCGGTGGCTCGCCGTCGGGTGACCTCGCGAAGGCGGAGGAGCTCCTCGACGCGACGAAGACGATCAAGGTGGCCACCGGCATCGTCAACATCTGGAAGGACGACGCGGCCACGGTCGCCGAGTCCTACAAGCGCATCGAAGCGAAGCACCCGGGTCGCTTCCTGCTCGGTGTCGGCGCCGGGCACCGTGAGCACACCGCGGAGTTCAAGAAGCCGTACACCGCCCTGGTGGAGTATCTCGACGCTCTCGACGAGGCCGGGGTGCCCGTCGAAGCTCGTGCGCTGGCGGCTCTCGGCCCGAAGGTGATCAAACTCGCAGGAGACCGCACAGCGGGAGCCCACCCGTACCTGATGACGCCCGAGCACACGCGCCAGGCGCGCGAAATCCTCGGCGAAGGACCGCTGCTCGCGCCCGAGCAGAAGGTCGTCCTCGAGGCAGATCCGGCGAAGGCCCGCGCGATCGGCCGTCCGTCCGTGGCGTTCTACCTCGGCCTGGTCAACTACACGAACTCCCTGCGCAAACTCGGTTTCACCGACGAGGACCTGGCAGGCGAGGGCAGTGACAAACTGGTCGACGCGCTGGCCGTCCACGGCGACGCCGAGACGGTCGCCCGCGGCGTCACCGCGCACATCGAGGCCGGGGCGGACCACGTGAACATCCAGGTACTGAACCAGGACCCCCTGCCGGTCTACCGCGCGCTCGCCGCGGTCCTTCTCTGA